ttatttttatatttggtgTAGATAAAcgtgtttttacattttgttattatttggtCTGGTGTCCTCTAGTTagtaaatttcaaataaaatgttaaataggAAGTacgcttaaaataaataaattgaatagtagcatattaaaacaaatgtttatggTTTTTCCTTTCATCTTTGGCAATTTTCTCCTTCGAGAGCATCTGTAATTCGCTGTTCACTGACCCCTCAGCACAGTCTTTACCCATCAGCAACTATTTGGCTTTTAAGCTTTTGGTTCACACGGCCGGCGATGGCAACAAGTTTTGTGCAAAACTATATACATATCGGCCGACACACGGACGGGCATATATGACAAGCAATTAGTGTGCATTGAGGTTAGTCGAAAATGGTTTTGCGGTCTTTCTGTCCATCgaagtgtgtgtgcgtgattattttgcatattcacattactcatacgccacgtGTGCCGGCCAAGTTGAAAGTTGAGGCATCTTGAAAGGCGAACCATCGAAATGCCTTGAGAGGCTTAATTGTTATGGCTCCAGTCAGCAGAAAGCCAAGCCATGCCAAGCCAAGTCAAGCCAAACGGCTAACGGAAGTCATGGCCAGAAGACAAACAAACAGAGCGATTCTGCAGCATCATGGGAAATGCTTAGCCAGGCAAAAAGCACGGCCACAAAAATAACTCCGAGGCGTCCAACCACAAGTGTCATATTGCTGCTATGGTGATAAAGCCAGCCAGTCCAGCGGCAGCTGCGAATAAAGGGgcataaaaaaagaaacattttataCACTCTGTGTTGACCAGTAGCCCTGAGATCAgcgaattaaacatttttatggaGGACGGGCGAAAAACGAATCTTAGAACGACAACCGGATGTTAAAGTTTACGACAAAAGTCCACAAATGCCGAAGGGTTGGCAATCGGACTATGCAAAAACAGTTTTTCGGAACCCCCAATGCGCCGAGATAGCGAAACTGTTACACTTAATCGATACGCTTCAACGAAATATCaacccaaagccaaagccatcATAGTGGTTGTACACAGAGAGAAAttcctaaaaatatttgttatgttTCAAAATGTAAACCCCTCAAGTAAAGTCATTTTActttacaatattaaaaatacaaattatcaACAGCAGCTTAGATAactcaataaataatacaaaaaataactttatgtTGTATCATTAaggttaaaaaataatcatgttcgatttttgttataaagatatgcaattataaataaaatgttttgaataaaaacaaatatttagaatattaaattatgaatGCTTATATTAACTCCGGAATAGACAAATTTTTCTCTGTCACTGCTATAAATTTTGCAGacttaaataataagtttatgaaatttacaataaaaaaacataactcTATGAATATAACCCGTTATTTGAAAGGTAGgcttaagttatttataaaagctttatatattatacttttaaaaattcaatttaatatcCCTGGTTATGATATTTATTCTATGGAAAAGTCCGAAAATATTACTCTATTTCCCCCCGTGCAATTGTCGcagtcatcatcatcagccaAGCATGCGACATAATTGCGCGAGTTAAGGCAGCCCCTCCCCCTCCGCCTCCCCCTTGCCCGTTCGCCCACTGCCCCCCATCGGCGGCCGACAGTCAACCCGCTTGAAATCAaccagcagcaaaagcaaaagcaacagcaacaacatttcAGCAATCCATCGGATCGCATCACAATCCAGCCATCCGTCCAACGTGTGGGAAACACACGACAAATCTGTTTCCCACGGTCTCGTAAAGTAGGCACTCACATCCacagccacatccacatccacatccatggGACCCACAGccacagtcacagtcacagtcacaTAGGCAGTAGTCGTAGGCTCCCTTGTGTCTCATTGTTGGTGTGAGCGGTACGGAGCAGCGGACTTCGACAGCGAATGGGAGCCGAGCACTGTCATCATTGACAATAAGTATGATATGGTGGGGGAATGGACGGGGGGAGGGGGGGCGGAGCGGTCTGAGAGACACGCGCAGTCGCTGAGAATGAGATCCAATCCGAAAGCCGACTGCCGACCGCTCAGTTTCCCTCTGGCCATGCAATCAATTGAAGACGACGCGCGCCAGAGCACCAAAgccacagatacagatacatttgtaTCTGCAGCGAGGCACGCTCTCACTCGCTCCCATTGCATGCACCTTGGTTTGAAATCATTGGATTCTAACGAATaatattgcaaataaatagtaaaattatCTTACGTTCTATAAGAAGCCCTCGGAAATCTtctaagttaatttttatagcaTTTTTTTTGGAGAACCAAAGCtttgttataattaattgaaatatttttttgtacatcgtttaaatttgttatggCCTTCATAAGCAACATGATTAAAGCATTTCTACcagtttattaaattattcaagACCTTGATTTAATTCTTATACATTtcaataataacattttttaacatttctaAGGCATTGTCTATGAATATGACATAATTTCTGGAGGTATCTGTAATTTGCCAGTTGATAGCAAATGTGTgcttgtgaaaaaaaaaacaattttgttaaaaaacctttgaactcaatgtaatttttgtttatatgtttatgaaaaaatatttttagtacccacgaaaataaaatttcttcaattttaactccttaattaactAGCATCATACATTTCTCCTAAACTATCGCTGCAAAtatcattttgtattttggaCACGATCAACAATTCATAATGATGTACCGACTatttattgtaattggccactgtaattaaaaatcatcTGTACTATTtagaatttaagaaatattctGCTCTTGGATCCATTTAATCCTCCATCTTTGTACACAATCCTGGACCAACGGTGCCACTGCAGACGGTGCAACCCCCATCGAGGGCCCACAGTAGCCTCTCTTTGGGCCGCTGCCGAGCGAGGCTACCGATCCGCGACCGAGAAGAGCCGAAGTGGAACTCGATCTGCGGCCCGAGCCGAGTGTGTGCGAGCGATCATGCGGGAGCTTTGTGGCTGCGAGAGTGAGACCCCCGGTGCGGGAGAGCCTGGCTGTCATATAAAAGTAGGGCTGGGAACTAGTTTGGCACTCATTTCCCAAAAGTGCCGCCAGTCGAACGCACCGCAAGCGGTGGAACGCGCAACGCACGCGCAACAAATTCGTAAAAGAAAtcttatatatacatatatatgaaaCGAACCAAAATCAGAAGTGATAATGTGCAGTTGAGAGACTAAACGAGAGCAAtccttaaaaacaaaacctaaAAGACACCCAATCGATCATGGTCATGGAGATGTCCAAGACGTATCAGTACCGCAAGGTTATGAAGCCGCTGCTGGAGCGCAAGCGGCGGGCCAGGATCAACAAGTGTTTGGACGATCTCAAGGATTTGATGGTGGAGTGCCTGCAGCAGGAGGGCGAGCATGTCACGCGACTGGAGAAGGCGGACATTCTGGAGCTGACGGTGGACCATATGAGGAAGCTCAAGCAGCGGGGTGGCCTCTCCCTGCAGGCAGTggttgctggtggtggtggtggtgtcaACAGTCCGCCCACCGCGACGAGTACCGCCCACGTGGAGTCCTTTCGCTCGGGATATGTGCACGCCGCCGATCAGATTACGCAGGTCCTGTTGCAGACCCAGCAAACCGATGAGATTGGCCGCAAGATAATGAAATTCCTATCGACGCGACTAATTGAGCTGCAGACGCAGttgctccagcagcagcagcagcaacaacaacaacaacatcagcagcagcaacaactaccGCAATCTTCGGGTCGCCTGGCCTTTCCGCTCCTGGGAGGATATGGACCGGcggccgccgctgccgctattAGCTACAGCTCCTTCCTGAACAGCAAGGACGAACTGATCGATGTGACATCCGTCGATGGCAACGCATTATCCGAAACGGCGTCGGTCAGCTCGCAGGAGTCCGGCGCCTcggagcccgtctggaggccCTGGTAATTGGGCCTGACTCCTGACTCTCGATCTTATCCCTAGCATTATAATCGCAACCCAAAAAATGGCTATTGACCGTTCTGCAACAAGATCCGTTGTCTTCCAAAGTATATCATTAACAAACCAAGTTGATTGAGGCAGATTTGCTAATCGGTTTCGAAGTTGGTTTTGAAATACTTTTAGGCTTAGTTCCCGTAAtggtaatttgtaaattgaTTGTTTAATTTCAACTGTGATATAACTAAAGTACGATGATCAATCAATATCAGTGAATATATATGCGAGTGCACTAATTTCCTACTCCAAACGATTCCTAGGTTCATTAGTTTGTTGCGCTCTCTTCATTGTTTAGCCTATTCATTAAGCTTTACATAGtttataaatgttaatttatggTTAATTGAGAAAGAGAAATCAAAAATAGACtacccaaataaaataaatcagtaaaattgtaaaagttATTATGTTTACTTGTTGGGAAAGGagattttctttatatttcaGAGTTGCAAAAGGATGTGTACTATCCGCAAAAAAGCTTCAAAGACTTTTATTCCTGAAAAATATCATAAACTTATCTTTTGGATATTTTACCAAACAAAGCaccaatattttatatattagtaAGTGTGCTTTACAGGTAAAAGATATGAAATATATGCTTTGGATTCGATTTGTCTAAAAAGTTTCACAGAGATCCACCTGCATTGATTTTACAGGCGCTAATAAGGTATTAATGCGCAACAAGCAACCGAAAAGGTTTAGTTATTGACCCAAGCAATCCAATTTGTTTACTGCTCCAATAAATTACCCTTTAATTGCCCTGAAGATGCTTCAGCCTTAGTGTATGCAATACATTTCCGACTTGGCTCTGATTCATTCACGTAAGCAGATCATCTAATTGGAGACCGTTTTTCACCGATCTGATCGGCAATCAACATATCCTCTCTACCTGCCCGAAAACTGGTTGGAATTGCAGCAAAACTCAACAGGCAGAACAACCCCCGACGATGATCTTCACTACCTGCTGGCAGGTAAATTGATCAACAATAAGACCAAAAAGGTTCAGGATCGAATCGGATTAGGGTCCGCTCGTTTTTCAAATGAGTCATGCCAATTAACAAAGGATTTCGCTCcctatttattttctgtgtttaTTTGTAAACGGAAAATCGTTTCAACAAAGGGGtccaaaaattttgatttctaTTCATGCAGATTCCCGTAAAtgtaacacaattttttttttttttggtaaatctAACCAATTTGAGGTGTGTGATTTACAATTTGtctttttttctgaaaaatgttttataaaaattgaaataaaaccaaaagaagtttcttttaaattgtatatatattttgatttgttttttttttgtaaatgttaaGTAAAATGTATCACAATTTTTGTAAAGCTCTTCAGTTGAGTTGATCGGCTTGCGTGTTAATTTTTGTGGAATGGTGTCAAAAATTAACGGAAGACGTTGTTTAAAGCTGGAGATTCCATGGAAGACATAGTTGCTGGATGTGGGATGCAGTGTCAGGATGCTGATTAGGCCTGAACCCAACGATCCTGAGGGATGGCGATCTCGTTGGCGGTGCTGCAGTAGAGGGGCTCGATGAGGTCGTTATCGGCTGGCAGATCGGAGACGGCGGTCCAGAAGAAGGTGCCGTGGGCGGTGCGGACGAAGTGAACGGGGACGGTGGGCAGTTGCTCGAACTCGTAGTCCTCCATCTCGCAAGAGTGGGAGAGGCGCTCGTTGGCCTCGTTTTCGCAGGACTCCAGGGAGGCGCAAATGGAGGCGGACTCGAGATCGGCATTGCGGCTGTTCTCCATGGATTCCAGAGACTCCAAGGAGTTG
This genomic window from Drosophila gunungcola strain Sukarami chromosome 3R, Dgunungcola_SK_2, whole genome shotgun sequence contains:
- the LOC128264701 gene encoding enhancer of split m3 protein, with the protein product MVMEMSKTYQYRKVMKPLLERKRRARINKCLDDLKDLMVECLQQEGEHVTRLEKADILELTVDHMRKLKQRGGLSLQAVVAGGGGGVNSPPTATSTAHVESFRSGYVHAADQITQVLLQTQQTDEIGRKIMKFLSTRLIELQTQLLQQQQQQQQQQHQQQQQLPQSSGRLAFPLLGGYGPAAAAAAISYSSFLNSKDELIDVTSVDGNALSETASVSSQESGASEPVWRPW
- the LOC128264710 gene encoding enhancer of split m4 protein produces the protein MCQNKSNTNTMTIKSNKKLSYSVKKLLQKIFKQQQRVEEEQNLKNTLKANSLESLESMENSRNADLESASICASLESCENEANERLSHSCEMEDYEFEQLPTVPVHFVRTAHGTFFWTAVSDLPADNDLIEPLYCSTANEIAIPQDRWVQA